TTTTTGCTGTAACCATCTGCCAGGGGACTTCAAATCTTAGTGGTTGCTGAAATTCTGGAGGAAACATCAGACattaaaatgtcttctttttttggaGATGTAACACTACTGACTCAGTTCACAGATGCCCTGACGTTTTAACAATGGGAGAAGGGAGCTGCACAACTCAAGATCAACGCAGTAAATGCTGAATGACAAATAAGTTGGCTACACCACTCCTTTGGTATAGCTCAGTCTCAGTAACAGAGGTCTCCAGTGGTGTCTCTCTGAGGGGACATTTCCAGGGTGGTCTCTGCAGGgtgaagaggagagaagaggataCCCTAGATGGAGAAATAAGGGCATCTGTGAAGAAGCTGGCTGAGCAGTGCAGAAGCTGCAAGAATATTTACTTGACTCCCTGTTTCTAAAGAAAGGTCAGCAGCAGCTATTGTGATGTGGTGATGATTTATTCAGCCCAGCTGCTGGTGAAGGTTTGGATTAAGCTGTAGGGCTTCCTCCTGTTTTTGACAGTGACTCTGTGTTATGCATACAGGAAACACCTCAAGGGGGTCAGGCAGGGAAACGTGCTTAATTTGAAATCCAGCAGCTGAAATGGTGTCAGCACtgatggagcagcagcagagactgTAAGGCAGCATTGTGGCTGTGCGCTGCAGCCTTCAGCATCCCCTTGGGCATTCCTCAGGCCCAAAGTTCAGCCCTGAAAAATATGTTGAACACTCAAGATATCTAGTGACTGGTTGATTACTACGGGCTGTGTggagaatttaatttattagtACATTAGAGAGAACTGGTAAATTATACTAAATAGTAGCGTTAATTAGACATTCAGACTCTGAATAGGGCAGGTGGGCTTAAAAACCACAAGACAGCTCTTCTGGGTGCACTTCTGTCTGCTAGATCTCAAACATCAGTGAAGTGGTGTGATGTGTGCACGTGTCAAGCTTTCGAAAGCAGCCAGCGTTGTGTTTTCAGTTAGGCAGCTGCTGAGATGTGCTCAGCACAGTGGAAGCCcagcctctgctctgggcaagcaTAGCACCTGCCCAGGGCTTGTCAAACCCCTGTCCTTTCGCAGCACAGACATTGCTCCTGTCACTCAGCTCCAGAAAGGCCTATAAAGGTCATTCTTGAACTCTGTGGCACTGATACGCTACCAGACGCCGTGCAGCAGATGAGCTTGTCAGAGAAGTGCAGGGTGGACGTGCTGAGTAGGAACAGATGGCCTAATTCttcaatttccatttctttaagaTGCTTCTGCCCTGGTCCATGCCTTTGGAAGTGTGACGCAGCAGGCTCAGCTGGCTGTGGGACGAGCAATATCATCACGCAGCCAAGATGGTAGCATTTAACTGGAAGGTGAGATTGTTTCACATTCATAAAGCAgcagatttctgctttttcGAGCAGATGAATGTAAGATGTGGTTGGGTGGGTCCTGTGCTTAAAGATGGTTTCCTTGTCTACGTGGAGGTTGATTAACCATACATGCTTGTGCTTCGTGGGCTGGCTCCAGTGCTTGCTGTTGGGGCTTTACATTTTGGATCGGAATGCAGCACTGGCAAGCAAGCTCCTCTCTGCTCacctctgctcctcctgacTTTCTTCTTTCTAGACTTTTCTCTAGCTGCTCTTTCTTCAGGTCCTTTTGTTATTGGAGGGTGTTTTCTTAACTATGTCTTATAATGTATTTGGGCCATAAACACTCTGCAGGGTGTGCGTATAAGACAGAGAAATGTTTGAGTAAGTACCTCATACATGAACAATTTTAACATATTAAACCATTTATCAAGAAAGCAACACTAACCCCAAGCCTTGGCTTcacctttctgcttttgcagagcTGTGGTTTAAAGAGATTACCACTTTTAATATTTGGGGAGATTGACAGAGGTTGATGGGTTCTTTTGCCAAATTAGAGGGTAGTGGCCTGATGTCAAAGGTAATGTGCCGCTTGTAGAGATCGGTGTTATAAAAGACCCCACCTGAGCCTATGATTTGTGGACTTTAaggggttacgctaatggtatGTGGATACAAGGCTTTCCTTAAATTCAGTAGTTTGATAATGGCCAAACACCTTTATGAGGTGCTGGAAGGCCTGTTAAGGGTAcaggggggtactgggaggctTGCTATGAGGGAGGTGGCACTGTGAACTTACTGTGCAACACTGAAAGGTGGACTGATCCTGCTGGCCAAGTGGCTTTTTGTGACAGTGGACTGGGAAATTCATGTACCTTCAATATCCTTCTGGAACTGACATCTTTCATTGAGTGTCTGTGCCACTCTTGTTATATTTATATTCCCACTTCACAGTGTTACCCATTTACGTTTTATTTTCCACTCCATGTGCACTTGCAGTAGTATGCTTTTACTACACTGAAATATGTTCCGCAATTTCAATTAGTTCCAGGCATTAAAAACTGAAACTGAATCATTTAAAGCTGTgggttttttacttttcttctagTTTAAAGGTGTCTACCTATACCTTCCAGATCTGGGCAAGTTACTTGCAAAACTACCATAGATTAAAATTTCTAGGAGCACAAAAGTGTCTGTGGGGATCACATGTGATATTCACTCATGAGAACTGTTCAGAAGTATTTCCACTTTTACATTTATCCTGAGATATGAGTTCTTCCCCTTCTTCAGTTCCAGATCATGCCAAAATTCCATTTGCTgtaaagcaagcaaaagcaACAAAGACCTGCTCAAAGGGGCTTCATATACAAGCTTGACTGAAGTTAACTTATAAGTTAACTTATTTTTGTCCTTTCCCCTAGATGTTGATCTGCCTAGTTTCaagtttccttcagaaaaagaaagcatgaatAGAGGAGCATTACCGTTGCTTTGAATAATGCTGTTGCTGTAGGAAGCTGTATAACATCCCTGTAGATCCATTTTTAATTGTCCAAGTGTTCCAGTAACTGCctaaatatattattttgcgTTTCAGGCTTTGGAGAACTTCCCATTGCTGATGTacattttggcagctaaaacatTGATTCTTTGCTTAGCCTTTGCTGGAGTAAAAATGTACCAGAGcaaaaaaattgaagaaaaactgaagaggGAACGTGAAGAGAAattgaaaacagaagcagagaagaaggaTGATTGAAGAGTCTCTCAGGTATAGAATTTATTTGACATCCTGGTGTTCGATAATGACATAGACATATTAATCCCATTATGTTTTGACTTGGATGCATTTGGATTGTGCAATTAGAACTATCACCATTATCTGAATTCTTGAAATAATTGTCTCCTGTGGTGTTTCAGCATATTTGAACACCTGTGTCATGCCCATTCCTTGTAGGAATTGCAGTTACCAGCAGAAAACTTGGCAGCCATGGCTCACGATTTAGGAGAACTTAGCATAGTATTCCTTTTCCGCTCTTAATCTCCTTGAATTTTTATGCCCAAACAATTACACAGGAAGTCCTGATGCATAAAGAGATGGTTAAATTGGGCAAAAAATGCATATAAGGCATGCCAGACAGGGTGATGCAATAAGGCCTCTTGGCTTTAAGTCACATAATTAAAATAGTCTAGAAGCAGCCATTTCATGTTAGTTAAATACATGACAGGTTGTAAATAGTTTATCTGGAAGGGTCAGATCTCATATCGTGGAACTTCCCAAAGTAACAGAAATGCTACAGCCTATGCTGTGTAACATCTACTGTATACACTAAATTGAGAAAAATGGACAACTTTCTGCATAAAAGAGCAAAATGAATATCACAAAATTTCTTCAAGTTTTGGTGTTTCATTCCTCATGTGCTGAATTCATTCCCTGTTCCCTCTGTTTTCAAAGTTTAAGCAATCTTTGCCTTACTGGATCAAGTCCATTAGCAAAATCAATGCTAGTGCTAAGATTATATTCCCTGACTTTGTTTGGTATGTGATTTTTGTATCGGTTCCTTTCACATCCCTCTGTTTTGCAGCAAAATGCGAATTGTATTCCTGCTTGTCCTTCGTAAGCTCAGTGGGAGTTTGATGTAATGTTACCCCTTATTAAACTAAAATCTGACTTTCTCTTTTTAGGTTGTCACCTCACATATAAAGAGAGTTTCATTTTTTAGAAATGTTTACTAGTTTTGATTTCAAACCCGtcactgttttatttcatgcaACAAGGATTGGAAATTGTCACTAGGAGTGGGACCCTGGAAATAACCATGGGAACAATGGAGTTCATTCGcataaaaaaagcaacaaaaccaaaagtgtTTTTCATTATCCTGTTTATATCAGATTGAGAACTTTTCTCTGGGCAGACTTGTGccattttagatttttattataaCACAGGCTAGCCACTGGAAAATGCTGTGCGATCAcctctttctggttttgcacAGTAAGTCAGAGTAGGTTATTTGGAGTTTCATTCCTAAAATGAAGCAGAGATGGGCTGTCTTGCAAGTGAGCAAGCCTGCAGCTTGTAACGAGGAGGATATACCATGCTGTGCATGCAGTGTAGGGTCACACAGAGTCCTGTTTGGCTGAGTCCCTAGCCCAGGGGCTTGCTGTACCAAGGTAGCAAGCTCATCCCACAAGTCCTCTATGTCCAGCATATGACGTTGACCTTATTAAATGACCGGCATTAGAGCATCTccgatttcacagaaaatacctTACTGGCCCAGTCACCCAGTGTTGCCCACCAGCGGCTTAGTCCTTCCTAAATTGTGACATACCTTGGGCTGTCGGATGTGTCTTTCTATAAGGGAATTGCAAGAAGGGGTGAATTCTTCTACCCTAAAAGTTTTCTCCGGTGTCAACACTACAGAGCTGTGCTTAGCTCCGATTGCAGTGTGCCACACAGACAAGCAAATTGCCCCCATGTGCTGCCAGTGTATCGTGTCTGCTGTTCTCACTGCTGTTTCCCCACCCTGCAGATTTTTCGACATTTGGCATCTTGCACTGGATTCCTTTCCTGGGAGAACGAAGCCTTCCTGTAGATGAAGGATGTGTCAAAGGAATAAAAACCTCAAAAGTTACATTCACTTAAACTGTATCTCAACATTTTATACATACAGCAAAATATCTAAGCCTCTATTTATGcaataaaaaattgtttttaaaaaaagaagtaatagcCTTGGTTGTTGCTTACTCAAATGCTACAGTTACAGCTGCAGGAGAGGCAGTTTTTAAAGATTAGCTGCAAGGAGGTGGCTAGTTTTAAAGAGAAGAATTGTCTGAATCCGTCATGGGTGTGTACAAGGTTTGTGGACGGACTGAAGAAAATGAGGAGAGCTCTGTACACCTTCTTCAGAGCAGCTGCTTCCTGCAAGGGTGTAAATCGGAGATTGTGTCTCTTTCTTGAATCCAGATGAACAAGCCCAGGAGAAGAAGTTTTCCAGACATGTCTTTCTCAAACCACTTCCTGCACGTAGGAATTCTTGAGGTTTATGCAAATGGCAGTGTCTCTTTTGAGGAAGTTTATTTAGCCTGTGAAGCTGAGAGGCTTTTCGTTACTATTGCTAGCTATTTCTGCATGTGCAATAACACTAAATCCTGGAGGATAAGCTATCTGGGTTGTGGTAGGTTAATCAAcagagtagatttttttttttttcacagaaataaacgCTTAGGCACGTGTAGCAGTGCCAGCAATTATGTTTCCCTTTACATTTCCATTATAAAGCACTTCCCAGATCCTGGAAGTTAAGGTGAAGCTGAAATCTGACAGTGGagtgaggagaggaaggaagaagagaggtGGAAGGCCCTTGGAGAAGCTTTGGAGTCCAGCAGACGTAGGAGGCCTCTGGGATGGCTCGCTCCTGCCCTCTCCCTGCGGCTGCAGGCTGAGGTGCCTGCTTTGGTCACAACAGCACACTTAGCTGCAGGGTCCCTCTGGCAAGACCTGTGTGACCAAATCTATGGGTAGCTGATACGGCTGATGCTCTGAGAGCTCTCGCTGTGCTGGAGTTCCTGGGAACTGCAGTGATTTTTGAAATCTCACTGTACATGCGGTCACCTTGGTGACTGGGGAATAAAACTATTGCAGAAACCTATTCCTGGGATGGAGCAATATCCTTGCTGCGGCAGCTTCAGGGCTGACAGGCTAGGGAATTTGTAGTGCTATTGTAAAACAGCAGTTTCCTTCTACGGTCTTAGAAGTCATCTGTCTATGCAAAAGTGGAACTGAATGGTAATTTAATTAAAAGGGTCTGTGGTGTTTGGTGAGAACAGACTACTAACCACCTCAGTTAAAAAGCTATTGAGGGAAGTGCACCAAGGCGCTTCGTTAAGCCACATGCCCAAACCCTAACAGGAAATTGTCAAGCCTGTGTAGTATCCACCAGCTTCAAAAGTAAGGAATATCTTGGCTCCATACCAGTTGTCTTTGAATATTGGTCCCAATCTAGATTGTTTTTGACTCTCAACCAAGAGTAGATTTTTCTAGACCAATGGCAATAatgagttttttgttttttaaactgaaacagaGGTATTCCCTACTTCAATACAGTTGCCATCCAAGCAGAATCAAAAGTGTACAATCTCTCCTTAAAGAAAGTAATTTACCACCAAAACAACAGGACACCAGTTGGGCACCATTTAACATCTAGAGCAATAGAGACTGGCATTAAAATCTGGAGCCCTTCCCTTACTTGACATGTGCAAGAAGAGTGTTAATAAAAggagcttctttttttttgtccctgaCTTGAACCAGGGAGAGAGCAGCTGTGAAGAGTCTCCTCAGAATTCTTCCACACCACCTTTTTGCCTTTACAGCCAGATCATAAAACCTCTTTGTACATGTAAGGCTTCAAATCTGGTCCGTCCTGGCTCCTTTTTTAGCCTTAGTTTCAGAGCAGCACTACAGCATAGATAACCCCTAGAGCTTATGATGGGTGTCACAGCTGGAGTATCAAAAATAGGAAGAGATCTTATTCGTTCTCAAACTTGAACCAATATCTGTTCTCTGACATACCAGGGTAGAGTTTTAATCTGTGATATCAGTGGATATGGTacagcagtttgtttttttttacgcTTGGCACCCTATGAGCCACAGTTGCAGCCTTGAACAAGAAAATATGCTGACACTGGGGGGAGACAGCAGTTCagatttgtttcagtttctccttTGGAAACCCGCTGGGGACCTGGGTTCTTACTGAAAGAAGGGTTATACGATTAGCCCTGGCAAGTTTAAAAGAGGAACAAAGAATTAAATTTGATTGATTTTCAGCAAGTAAGAGGAGGCAGTGAGGAGAGAGAGCCTTGAAGTGGTCAGTGTGTATGAGTGCGCAGCTTGTTAGGCAGCAGGGGATCTACACAGGATTCTCTTGTAGATGTTTGCATCCCAAAAAGCAAGCCCAGTTACACTATTCTGGTGCCTACAGAACTAGGGAGTCTCTGCTGCTCCATAGAATTACTCGTTTTAAAAAGAACTTTCATGTTGTATAGATGGGCAGCTGAACCTTATGCGATACCTCACTTGCACAGGTCTTTCACTATTGGGTGTTGCCGTTGTCACCGGGGCCAAGTGTTGAAGTCTGAGAAAATAGGAGAATTACTGgctttttaaagtgtttgcACCTTTGGGATTTCTTTTGCTAACATGAAGGctgtctgtttttaaacaaaagccaAAATCCTTATGTAATAATAAAGAATTGAGCAGCACCCCAGGTCAGGAGAGATTGCTCTCAAACCATTGTGCTGTAAGTCAAGGAGCTAGATATTTTTCAGCTCTTCCAAGAGCCTCACGTGCAACTATTTCCAATATTTCCTTCCTCACTTTTCCTCTTGGGGATCAGCAAATCCAGCTGTCTTGTCTCTTGGCCCTGCAAATGTTCTGTCTGGGGTAGAGTCCTTCACGGTTCTCCCCGATCCCATCTGTAACCTGTGACAGCATCTCTCCCTACTTGAAAAGCACTGCAGCAAATTCTCATAGCCCACTTTCTAGCTCTGTCATGGGAGAAACCAGTAGACTATGCTGAAACAAACCTCATTTGTTTTAGCCTTTACCAGTTCTTCACAGTCTTTGCAAAATTGCTTTTGAAGATAGAACCTATCTCTATTTATTAACTATGTACTAACCTCAGCTTTCAAGTCAAGTTTAGGGAGGAGCTGATAGACCTCACCTGAAGGAGGTGACCACCCTGTGATAGTGTTGTGTTTGACATGATTCTGGtcacatggaaaacaaattaGTGCACAATCTACATGAGCCTGTGGAGACAGATCAAGTAAAATTTCTAAAACCTGAGTTTGTATTTCCCCTCTGGACATATGCCAAAGCCCATTTTCAGACAGGCTGGCTGTAAGTGACAACCTGGTTTGAGGACTCAGAGGCTGCTAGATGTTTGCACACAGTCCATGTTCCTCCAGTGGTTGACTTTGGATTTTGAAGCTGATTTGTCTTGGCTACTGGAGCAAGCACAGCATATCcatcaggtccagggaggttattttccctttgtactcagcactggtgagaccgctcctcgaatactgtgttcagttctgggcccctcaccacaagaagggtgttgaggctctggagcgagtccagagaagagcaacaaagctggtgaaggggctggagaacaggccttatgaggaatggctgagagagctggggttgtttagcctggagaagaggaggctgaggggagacctcattgctctctacaactacctgaaaggaggttgtagagaggagggtgctggcctcttctcccaagtaactggggacaggacaagagggaatggcctcaagctctgccaggggaggttcaggctggatattaggaaaaaatttttcacagaaatggtcattgggcactgtcagaggctgcccagggaggtggttgagtcacctttcctggagtgTTTAAAatacgggtggatgaggtgctgaggggcatggtttagtgattgataggaatggttggactcgaggatCCAGTGGGTcatcaacctagtgattctatgattctgtgattctgtgatcatctaGTCTCAGCTGGACCTTAACTGGCATATGAGTGTACCAATCTTGGGGAGAAGCAGAGCACCAGCTGGCCTTTCTCCAGCTGATAACAGAAATACCCAGTATCTGCAAGAACAATTATCTGCATAGCAATGGACTCTACATATGTTCCTGTAGAGAAAAAGTTTGTTTGGGCACAAATAAGTGATTAGGCATGTATTCATGTGTATCTCCATATGGCAtcaatttctctctctttgaaTCTGATGAGAGAGCTAttgaaaatgtttgcatttacCAGCATCAAAGGCTGCCCCACCACAAGACTGTTTCCTGTCTGTCCAAAGGGTCTTGAGATGGTTGTCACAGAGCAGAGAACGTATATAGCTGCCTCTTATTGATCACAAGATACACAGCATTGGTGACTATCCTGTTTTagtagatttttctttcctgggcttcctggttggttggttttgctcTCCAGTGCCTCAGCTTCTAATGGTGTGGTACTTATGGCTCGTTTGATTTGTTGTGACTCTTATTCCTCTGGCCTAAACTCAGGCTAATTTTCTGGCTTAGTGTTTCTGATTGATTTGAGGAAGCTTAGAGCTAGCTAACAAGAAATGTCAGACACTGACAGTTAAGTGCAGTTTAAGTTGTATAAATGAGTCTGGGCATtacatgtatttgttttctaaaatagttttgttatttcacattttttacaTAGAACGTTGTTCCTGTAtccctcctttcctctgtgCATTTCTTTCCATACATCCTGCACATGGTTGCTGTAGAAGGAAATGTCAAGAAACAAGCTCACAGAGACAGGAGGCTGGAATTTGAGCAACGGGCAGCCTTCTTCCAGTCCTCAGGTGTGGCCCACTCTGCCTGCTCAGTCACAGGAGCTTACATACTGTGTTCCATCATTACATCCCTGGCTTAGATCTCTGTAGGCTCTTGCCCCAAGTGAATTTGTCCCATCTGTACCCTAGGTTGCAGTATGCTATTAGGACAGAAGAcatgaaaaaagggaaaaattatgtTGACCCAATCATTACATGACTGCTACATGAGCTGGAGGAAAATAAATGGGGTTTTTTCCATGTAGATGAAGCTTGGAAAATCATTTAGAAGTAATTAGTCAATGAGACATCATGAAAATTCAGGTGATTTGCATTCCAGGTAGCTTAGGGTAGAGGGACATCTGTTACAGCTTCTTCATCAACATATGCATTGGCATCTGCCTGTCCTCCCTGTGCAAAGATACTTTAATCATTTTATTCTACTGGTTATTTATAACACGGAGAGAGTTATGAGTGGGAACAAAGAGATTTGCATTGACATCCTGCAATAGTCAAGGGTACTGAGCCCCACTACAAGAGTTATTGCAAGCAAACCTAATAAAACAGTAGGCATTTAAAATCCTGCTAAGAAGATATTAGTCTCACGCATGT
This genomic window from Phaenicophaeus curvirostris isolate KB17595 chromosome 1, BPBGC_Pcur_1.0, whole genome shotgun sequence contains:
- the SMIM11 gene encoding small integral membrane protein 11 — its product is MVAFNWKALENFPLLMYILAAKTLILCLAFAGVKMYQSKKIEEKLKREREEKLKTEAEKKDD